One window of the Eucalyptus grandis isolate ANBG69807.140 chromosome 8, ASM1654582v1, whole genome shotgun sequence genome contains the following:
- the LOC120287003 gene encoding acetyl-CoA-benzylalcohol acetyltransferase-like: MLGAKYVAKRFVFDNQSILKLKAIARSGGFNSKREPSRVELVTALVSIALLKIAKLRNGQSKPFLISHTLNLRGRTDLLWHDNLGGNVYTMVNGKSTAEVTELGLHGLVGLVRDAITTLLAKLPNAIDGEDLGDMVTNSVGQFQEELRKGDTDVLIFTSWCRFPLYQVNLGWGEPEFVSSLCTSFDSVMLMDHKKGGDYNGVEAWVSLTEEDMDLFRQQDDILEYASHK, encoded by the coding sequence ATGCTAGGTGCGAAATATGTGGCGAAAAGATTCGTGTTCGACAACCAATCTATCTTGAAACTCAAAGCCATCGCAAGGAGCGGAGGCTTCAATTCCAAAAGGGAACCCTCTCGCGTGGAACTGGTCACAGCGCTCGTTTCCATTGCTCTCTTGAAAATTGCCAAGTTGAGAAATGGCCAATCCAAGCCGTTCCTCATTTCACACACGTTGAACTTGCGCGGAAGGACAGATCTCCTATGGCACGATAATTTGGGCGGCAATGTCTACACAATGGTGAACGGGAAGTCCACAGCCGAGGTGACCGAGCTTGGGCTACATGGCTTGGTGGGTTTGGTGCGAGATGCAATAACAACCTTGCTTGCTAAATTACCAAATGCGATCGACGGGGAGGATTTGGGCGACATGGTGACGAACTCGGTGGGACAGTTTCAAGAGGAACTGCGAAAAGGCGACACCGACGTGCTCATTTTCACCAGCTGGTGTCGGTTTCCGCTGTACCAAGTTAATTTGGGTTGGGGTGAACCTGAGTTTGTGAGTAGCTTATGCACTTCGTTTGACTCGGTCATGTTGATGGATCACAAGAAAGGTGGTGATTATAATGGAGTTGAGGCGTGGGTGAGCCTGACTGAAGAAGACATGGATCTTTTCCGTCAACAAGATGACATTTTAGAATATGCTTCCCATAAGTAG
- the LOC120287004 gene encoding acetyl-CoA-benzylalcohol acetyltransferase-like — protein MKIEIESKKLVKPSAPTADHLRKLKISLIDQLQPPVYVGIIFFYSSKTDVPDPSFVPISERFRLLEKALAETLTFFYPLAGRYVKEKCLLECDDQGVELMEAKADGTLDQFLHRETNPDDVLGHLATQPHQMDQIGSPLVVVQMTKFTCGGMAVGLRVSHRIADMHTISSFLSMWAMACRGAFRPLTIRASMYHPFYHQETCPSSSLLPN, from the coding sequence atgaagattgaAATAGAGAGCAAGAAGCTGGTCAAACCCTCAGCTCCCACAGCTGACCACCTTCGCAAGTTGAAGATTTCTCTAATTGATCAGCTTCAGCCTCCAGTTTATGTTGGTATCATTTTCTTCTACTCATCCAAAACTGATGTACCCGACCCTTCATTCGTGCCTATCAGCGAAAGATTTCGTCTACTTGAGAAAGCTCTCGCAGAAACCCTAACCTTCTTTTACCCTCTTGCGGGCCGATATGTCAAAGAGAAGTGCTTGCTTGAATGTGACGACCAAGGGGTGGAGCTCATGGAAGCCAAAGCTGATGGAACTCTCGATCAATTTCTCCATAGAGAAACTAACCCCGATGATGTCCTCGGTCATTTGGCAACTCAACCTCATCAGATGGACCAGATTGGGTCGCCTCTGGTGGTTGTCCAAATGACCAAATTCACTTGTGGTGGCATGGCGGTTGGCCTCCGCGTCTCGCACAGAATCGCTGACATGCACACTATATCATCCTTCCTGAGCATGTGGGCGATGGCATGTCGTGGAGCATTCAGACCGCTAACCATCCGTGCTTCGATGTATCATCCATTTTACCACCAAGAGACTTGCCCAAGCTCGAGCCTCCTGCCAAACTAA
- the LOC104455133 gene encoding pelargonidin 3-O-(6-caffeoylglucoside) 5-O-(6-O-malonylglucoside) 4'''-malonyltransferase-like, producing the protein MNLCEKIGLTIPTNSYGNLYTVIAARFGGFMANESELGFKEVVNRMSEMVRNSKAGYAKVVDGEKLHSMVKDSLMDFTELVFTSEEHLIPFSSWCRFQLFKNDFGWGRLALVGLASVKFRLVFLIDDEDDEGIYAWVTLKEDEMIPFKHDVEIQAITS; encoded by the coding sequence ATGAACTTGTGCGAGAAAATCGGTCTCACGATACCTACTAATTCTTATGGCAATCTCTATACCGTGATTGCCGCTCGATTCGGTGGATTCATGGCCAATGAAAGCGAGTTGGGGTTCAAAGAAGTGGTGAACAGGATGAGCGAAATGGTACGCAATTCCAAAGCAGGGTATGCAAAAGTAGTAGATGGAGAGAAGCTACATTCAATGGTGAAGGATTCTCTAATGGATTTCACGGAATTGGTGTTCACAAGTGAAGAGCATCTTATTCCTTTTAGTAGCTGGTGCCGGTTCCAGCTATTCAAGAACGACTTTGGGTGGGGACGGCTGGCTCTAGTTGGCCTCGCGTCGGTAAAATTTAGGTTGGTTTTTCTAATTgacgatgaagatgatgaaggaaTCTATGCGTGGGTGACTCTCAAGGAAGATGAGATGATTCCTTTCAAACATGATGTGGAGATCCAAGCAATTACTTCTTAG
- the LOC104452878 gene encoding acetyl-CoA-benzylalcohol acetyltransferase: MAGRYIEDDGCFIDCNDLGVEFVHAKVGGQIDKLLHRDPDIDLLQRLSKYPTDVAGNPLVVIQANTFECGGLVISMRFTHKIGDMYTMAMFINSWATACRGNADAMVHPSFELSSLFPVKELAVPILSPRRIGNQELIMSRLRFNADALSKLKALARDNAKDSMANDSQPSRLEVVSALLGRAFVNICRNKHGEQRTFLVCMPVNLREKINLAIPTNSCGNLFAIVWTRSGQPTAGKIELEFNGMVNVMRDMIADAKTKYATVVDGDELCSMVGNSLAEFVKILARGEDCLFGFSSWCRLGLYENDFGWGRPVLVSNTPSNFCIDFSYRR; encoded by the coding sequence ATGGCAGGGAGGTATATTGAGGATGATGGTTGTTTTATTGACTGTAATGACCTTGGAGTTGAGTTCGTCCACGCCAAAGTGGGTGGCCAGATTGATAAGCTTCTCCATCGAGATCCCGACATTGATTTGCTCCAACGTTTGTCGAAGTACCCGACCGATGTAGCCGGCAATCCGTTAGTTGTGATCCAAGCGAATACGTTCGAGTGCGGCGGATTAGTGATTAGCATGCGCTTTACACACAAGATCGGTGACATGTACACCATGGCCATGTTCATCAATTCGTGGGCTACCGCTTGCCGAGGTAATGCAGACGCGATGGTCCATCCTAGTTTCGAGCTGTCATCTCTATTCCCAGTAAAAGAGTTGGCGGTTCCGATTTTGAGTCCACGACGTATTGGCAACCAGGAGCTCATCATGAGCAGGTTGAGGTTCAACGCCGATGCTTTATCGAAGCTGAAAGCCTTAGCTAGGGACAATGCAAAGGACTCGATGGCCAACGATTCCCAGCCTTCAAGGCTGGAGGTTGTTTCGGCACTACTAGGTAGGGCTTTCGTCAATATTTGCCGAAATAAACATGGCGAACAAAGGACTTTCTTAGTTTGTATGCCAGTTAACTTGCGTGAGAAGATCAATCTGGCGATACCCACGAATTCTTGTGGCAATCTTTTCGCCATCGTGTGGACGCGATCTGGTCAACCAACGGCCGGAAAAATTGAGTTGGAGTTCAACGGAATGGTGAATGTAATGCGCGATATGATAGCGGATGCCAAAACAAAGTACGCAACAGTAGTAGACGGGGATGAGTTATGCTCAATGGTGGGCAATTCTCTAGCCGAGTTTGTCAAAATTCTTGCCAGAGGCGAAGATTGTCTGTTTGGTTTTAGTAGCTGGTGCCGGTTGGGGCTATACGAGAATGACTTCGGGTGGGGAAGACCGGTTCTCGTGAGCAACACACCGTCGAATTTTTGTATCGATTTTTCTTATCGACGATGA